One window of the Janthinobacterium sp. PAMC25594 genome contains the following:
- a CDS encoding 2OG-Fe(II) oxygenase family protein, with the protein MSHIPSPTQRRPVHLPTMPLEQEAAGTIPPVVMARSRLDGDELIFDDSDGFERALRQGFFLLRIPSDIELSAGDCFAQHFFEPAATGELAAYTGFKSCAVPGAYQGYFDREHDQWENFYIERGNWRLLPPDLNELGDVLAGVGIQVLRAVLQRLAIPRQLWAQLTGGLSEGGGHQLFAFNHFRSDKPTRGSKFHRDSGWVTVLRSIEPGLLAHIDGELHAVNPEPGYFIVNFGSSLEVLSEDMVQPVRANVHGVARTVRQAGQADRYSYVVFLDSDLSGDIYRWAADGMQKVQSVAEFAVQEVARTYDAHDQQL; encoded by the coding sequence ATGTCGCACATTCCATCGCCGACGCAAAGGCGCCCCGTCCACCTACCGACCATGCCATTGGAGCAGGAAGCTGCAGGGACAATCCCCCCGGTCGTGATGGCGCGTTCCCGTCTCGACGGCGACGAACTCATCTTCGATGACAGCGATGGCTTCGAACGTGCTTTGCGACAGGGTTTTTTTCTTCTCCGCATCCCGTCCGACATCGAACTGAGCGCCGGCGACTGCTTTGCCCAGCACTTCTTCGAACCGGCTGCGACAGGCGAGTTGGCGGCCTATACCGGGTTCAAGTCCTGCGCTGTCCCCGGAGCGTATCAGGGCTATTTTGATCGCGAGCATGATCAGTGGGAAAACTTTTATATCGAGCGCGGCAATTGGCGATTGCTTCCCCCTGACTTGAACGAACTGGGGGATGTCCTTGCCGGGGTAGGTATTCAAGTATTACGGGCAGTGCTCCAGCGATTGGCGATACCGCGGCAACTGTGGGCGCAACTGACCGGTGGCTTGTCTGAGGGAGGGGGCCACCAGTTGTTCGCTTTCAACCATTTTCGCTCAGACAAGCCCACGCGCGGGTCGAAGTTTCACCGAGATTCTGGATGGGTGACCGTGCTGCGTTCCATCGAGCCGGGGTTGCTGGCGCATATCGACGGTGAGCTGCACGCGGTCAACCCCGAGCCAGGGTATTTCATTGTCAATTTCGGCAGTTCCCTTGAAGTGCTGTCCGAGGACATGGTGCAGCCGGTGCGCGCCAACGTACATGGCGTGGCACGCACTGTGCGTCAAGCCGGCCAGGCTGACCGGTACTCTTATGTGGTCTTTCTCGATAGCGATTTGAGCGGCGATATCTATCGATGGGCGGCAGATGGGATGCAAAAGGTGCAGTCCGTCGCGGAGTTCGCGGTCCAAGAGGTTGCCCGAACATATGACGCCCATGATCAACAACTGTAG
- a CDS encoding ExeA family protein: protein MRVEVMQYYGLTQPLSQAGYYETDHHKQLIKDIKGAVLEGRLIALCGVVGSGKTVTLRRLQQILKDENRVAVAKSLSVEKHSIKLAILISTLYYDLTQDKQVQIPKQSEKRERELQEIVKKGKRPVALFVDEAHDLNGHTLIGLKRLMEVVEDAGGRLSVILAGHPKLRNDLRRPTMEEIGYRTDIFTLDGVAGSQREYILWLLGASSAPNTDPESILDGAAIDILSTKLRTPLQVQLHLTLALEAGYQTGEKPVTAALVETVLSRQLDDLEPTLTRHGYRLKDMVEQFDAKPAEIRALFNNKLEPARTAELRDRMLAAGLPI from the coding sequence ATGCGAGTTGAAGTGATGCAGTACTACGGGTTGACACAGCCGCTCAGCCAGGCCGGCTACTACGAAACCGACCACCACAAGCAGCTGATCAAGGACATCAAGGGCGCGGTCCTTGAGGGGCGGCTGATCGCCCTGTGCGGTGTAGTCGGGAGCGGCAAGACGGTCACGCTGCGCCGCCTTCAACAGATTTTGAAAGACGAGAACCGCGTGGCCGTCGCCAAGTCGCTGTCCGTGGAAAAGCACAGCATCAAGCTGGCCATCCTGATCTCCACGCTCTACTACGACCTGACGCAGGACAAGCAGGTGCAAATTCCCAAGCAGAGCGAGAAGCGCGAACGCGAATTGCAGGAAATCGTCAAAAAGGGGAAGCGGCCGGTGGCGCTGTTCGTCGACGAGGCGCACGACCTGAACGGCCACACACTCATCGGCCTCAAGCGCCTGATGGAAGTGGTCGAGGACGCGGGCGGCCGACTGTCAGTGATCCTGGCCGGCCATCCGAAGCTGCGCAACGACCTACGCCGGCCGACCATGGAGGAAATCGGCTACCGGACCGACATCTTCACGCTCGATGGCGTCGCCGGCAGCCAGCGCGAATACATCCTGTGGCTGCTTGGTGCCAGCTCTGCCCCGAACACCGATCCAGAGTCGATCCTGGACGGTGCGGCCATCGATATCCTGTCCACCAAGCTGCGCACGCCGCTGCAAGTCCAGTTGCACCTGACCCTGGCGCTGGAAGCAGGCTACCAGACCGGCGAGAAGCCCGTCACGGCCGCGCTCGTGGAAACCGTGCTGTCGCGCCAGTTGGACGATCTGGAGCCGACCTTGACCCGCCATGGGTACAGGCTGAAGGACATGGTCGAACAATTCGACGCCAAGCCTGCGGAAATCCGCGCGCTGTTCAACAACAAACTCGAACCGGCGCGCACAGCGGAGCTGCGCGACCGGATGCTCGCTGCTGGCCTGCCCATCTAA
- a CDS encoding tRNA-dependent cyclodipeptide synthase has protein sequence MEWQREIQSDGIVDSRTVELPIYEYERTPAYERAGRYRAQVAFVSPPSRRSSFESETECFLGVSLENRNFEPARFHALLEWIARRFAKCKILIGDSIHRITLETKLGLLAEVALPAALKSGREFIDEHRSLVESYRGTTEFEFVTCQDIQKTSAYAQYSRHIRDYFDRTPEFKDSVEAFGRHYHRSDLDEIGHNRSTYLIRRSCDYFLEEFAIFSCLVKDGNAVMVYPGSFSTLAEIADGVFPTVLPELQALTVVSIKLKRR, from the coding sequence ATGGAGTGGCAGCGAGAAATTCAAAGTGATGGGATAGTGGATTCGCGAACGGTAGAATTGCCTATATATGAATATGAACGCACACCTGCATATGAGCGTGCGGGCCGATATCGAGCCCAGGTTGCATTTGTATCTCCACCAAGTCGGCGATCCAGTTTCGAATCAGAAACGGAATGCTTTCTTGGTGTCAGTTTGGAGAATCGCAATTTTGAACCGGCTCGATTTCATGCCCTGCTTGAATGGATAGCACGCCGCTTCGCGAAATGTAAGATACTCATCGGCGATAGCATTCATCGAATTACGCTGGAAACCAAGTTAGGCTTACTGGCTGAAGTGGCGTTACCAGCAGCCCTGAAATCAGGCCGCGAGTTTATCGATGAACATCGCTCACTGGTTGAATCCTATCGAGGTACCACCGAATTCGAATTCGTGACATGCCAGGATATTCAGAAAACCAGCGCCTATGCGCAATACAGTCGGCATATTCGAGACTATTTCGACCGCACGCCTGAATTCAAGGACTCGGTCGAAGCGTTTGGTCGTCACTACCATCGCAGTGACCTGGATGAGATCGGTCATAATCGGTCTACATACCTTATTCGACGTTCCTGCGATTATTTTCTCGAGGAGTTCGCCATTTTTTCTTGCCTAGTTAAAGACGGCAATGCCGTCATGGTCTATCCGGGCTCCTTCAGCACACTGGCGGAAATTGCCGATGGGGTGTTTCCAACCGTACTGCCTGAGTTGCAGGCGCTGACCGTTGTTTCCATTAAACTGAAGAGGCGTTAA
- a CDS encoding cytochrome P450: MIKNVLECQPEKSRPCERTGLHGESTDTGKGCPSYLPYAGVIAHHPGSGVSSDHEGAFRVATQEQGLDASSYFEQSGIAELADANEGLCTFWLGETLALYQSTNMPLVQDVDLAPSIDTNAGLFGSFMGALDSGDPTRVAKRAVVERVLGNSKYLAGLDEPIREEAKAWLAKLSGQPLALDAFSLQLIAHIDSVIPGILDLRDKPLTAYLDSAQYGFIAKSFFEIASEVISKMAPQAIKDAELVVDLTRDILEANFQSLTGAPAANMIRAQFDHFELPFTLASIRALSAEQLKELGTVIIATYDTTALSLLWSIAFLETHPHERGRLLQAIDERTDPLAVSSVLVLEALRLGGSNPSALWRRITRPVVIEHRGLSVTIPANTILWLDRRRANRDARVFPYADRFDARNIEQLMKTCAELPASVLARNRYEINSFSMVNAERNPRKCPGRLFAVRVQALVLVELYTGYEVCVSQIDTAVATHSSMPRPKQAGTITITPRR; this comes from the coding sequence ATGATAAAAAATGTACTGGAATGCCAACCTGAAAAAAGCCGACCGTGCGAGCGGACCGGACTGCATGGAGAGAGTACCGATACCGGGAAGGGATGCCCATCCTATTTACCCTATGCCGGTGTCATCGCCCATCATCCAGGTTCTGGCGTGTCGTCGGATCACGAGGGCGCCTTCCGTGTGGCGACCCAGGAGCAAGGCCTCGATGCTTCCAGCTACTTCGAACAGTCGGGGATCGCTGAATTAGCCGACGCCAACGAGGGACTGTGTACTTTCTGGCTCGGTGAAACGCTCGCGCTCTACCAGAGTACCAATATGCCGCTGGTGCAGGATGTGGACTTGGCGCCTTCGATCGACACCAATGCCGGTCTGTTCGGATCCTTTATGGGGGCCCTAGACTCGGGCGATCCCACGCGTGTGGCGAAGCGCGCCGTGGTCGAGCGTGTGTTAGGGAACTCAAAATACCTCGCCGGCCTCGATGAGCCGATCCGGGAAGAGGCCAAGGCCTGGCTGGCAAAGCTGAGTGGGCAGCCATTGGCGCTCGATGCGTTTTCGCTGCAGTTGATCGCGCATATCGACAGCGTAATCCCTGGGATATTGGATCTGCGGGACAAGCCTTTGACGGCGTATCTTGACTCCGCCCAATACGGGTTCATTGCCAAAAGTTTTTTTGAGATCGCATCGGAAGTGATCAGCAAAATGGCGCCGCAAGCCATCAAGGACGCCGAACTGGTGGTCGATTTAACGCGCGATATCTTGGAGGCGAATTTTCAGTCGCTCACCGGAGCGCCCGCAGCGAATATGATCCGTGCGCAGTTCGACCATTTTGAGCTGCCGTTTACCTTGGCGTCGATACGCGCGCTGTCGGCCGAGCAGCTCAAGGAATTGGGCACGGTCATCATTGCCACGTACGATACGACGGCGCTGAGCCTATTGTGGAGCATCGCGTTTCTCGAAACCCATCCGCACGAGAGGGGGCGCTTACTGCAGGCCATCGACGAGAGAACCGACCCACTTGCGGTGTCGTCAGTGCTCGTCCTCGAAGCATTACGTCTGGGAGGCAGCAATCCTAGCGCCTTGTGGCGCAGGATCACGCGACCGGTCGTGATTGAGCATCGCGGCTTGAGCGTCACAATTCCCGCCAACACCATACTGTGGCTGGACCGGCGTCGTGCCAACAGAGATGCGCGCGTATTTCCTTATGCCGATCGCTTCGATGCCAGGAACATTGAACAACTGATGAAGACCTGTGCCGAACTGCCCGCTTCGGTCTTAGCTCGCAATCGTTATGAGATCAACTCTTTTAGCATGGTCAATGCGGAACGTAATCCGAGAAAGTGCCCTGGTCGTTTGTTCGCCGTTAGAGTCCAGGCGTTGGTGTTGGTTGAACTCTATACCGGCTACGAGGTCTGTGTCAGCCAGATCGATACGGCAGTCGCCACGCATAGTTCGATGCCACGCCCCAAGCAAGCCGGAACCATCACGATCACACCACGGCGCTAA
- a CDS encoding MFS transporter has translation MFLLVLAMTVYFVGFTEFMLSSMLSPLAQAFRTSPAGASWLISSYACSYALAAPVFGYFSDRVNRERLLLVALLLFAVDGIGIVFAPSLEVAVGLRIFGGMASAALIPVAFALIADVVERERQAAAMGVVMLGMTLGIAAGPALAGILTDLYSWRMPFLFSFVGCLLAFAVGVRVMPRRMQHTVTTAQPGLSWLKNGAVLRPLIAKGAWNGTAVAAFLLSGQVLQQRYGFSASGVGLTVTAFGIGLGMGNLSAGWLRKLCGREEVSLVFVTVLVTISISLFMLLPLPLLGSLACLTCWGAALGAGAPSSTVILAARAGADKGMVLAFAETLNNVAILCSVPLAMDRLMADGPRSAMPILAVGLSIGLVLTLADLVLSRKSGAQHYTDSDVAI, from the coding sequence ATGTTTCTCCTAGTCTTGGCAATGACCGTCTATTTCGTCGGCTTCACCGAATTCATGCTGTCGTCGATGTTGAGTCCACTGGCGCAAGCCTTTCGGACCTCTCCTGCGGGGGCGAGCTGGCTGATATCGAGTTATGCCTGTTCCTACGCGCTGGCCGCGCCCGTGTTTGGCTATTTTTCGGACCGGGTCAATCGGGAACGCCTATTGCTCGTTGCCTTGTTGTTGTTTGCCGTCGATGGCATCGGCATCGTCTTCGCCCCATCTCTGGAAGTGGCGGTTGGGTTGAGAATTTTTGGCGGCATGGCCTCGGCCGCGCTCATCCCCGTGGCATTCGCCTTGATTGCCGATGTCGTTGAGCGCGAGCGCCAAGCGGCAGCGATGGGCGTCGTGATGCTCGGTATGACACTGGGCATTGCCGCAGGGCCAGCGCTGGCCGGGATACTCACGGACCTGTACAGTTGGCGCATGCCTTTTCTCTTCTCCTTTGTCGGCTGCCTGCTCGCGTTTGCTGTCGGCGTTCGCGTGATGCCGCGTCGTATGCAGCACACTGTTACGACAGCGCAGCCGGGCTTGAGTTGGTTAAAGAACGGGGCAGTGCTCAGGCCGCTGATCGCCAAAGGCGCATGGAACGGCACCGCAGTCGCGGCATTCTTGCTTTCGGGGCAAGTGCTGCAACAACGCTATGGTTTTAGCGCTTCAGGGGTCGGGCTCACCGTTACGGCCTTTGGCATAGGTTTGGGGATGGGCAATCTCTCGGCGGGATGGCTGCGAAAATTATGCGGTCGTGAAGAAGTCTCGCTGGTGTTCGTGACCGTACTGGTGACGATATCCATCTCATTGTTCATGTTGTTACCGTTACCGTTGCTCGGCTCCCTGGCTTGCCTGACTTGCTGGGGCGCGGCCTTGGGCGCAGGTGCGCCCTCGAGTACCGTGATCTTGGCTGCGCGGGCCGGTGCGGACAAGGGGATGGTGTTGGCATTTGCGGAAACCCTCAACAATGTCGCGATCTTGTGTTCGGTTCCTCTCGCGATGGACAGACTCATGGCAGATGGACCGCGATCGGCCATGCCGATTTTGGCTGTCGGACTCAGTATTGGATTGGTGCTCACGCTGGCGGATCTCGTGTTGAGCCGGAAGTCCGGCGCTCAGCACTACACGGATAGCGATGTTGCAATCTAG
- a CDS encoding recombinase family protein: MLIGYARVSTDDQNLDLQRDALQAAGCERVFEDMVSGARADRTGLATLMSMLRAGDTVVIWRLDRLGRSLKNLIELVERLEAAKVGLRSLQENIDTSSSGGKLVFHLFGALAEFERNLIRERTQAGLVAARARGRMGGRPKRLDPVKLALAVKLHRERNHTVEEICKMMGISKSTLYNYIDKAESDGGRVA, encoded by the coding sequence ATGCTGATCGGCTACGCTCGTGTTTCGACCGACGACCAGAACCTTGACTTGCAGCGCGATGCGTTGCAGGCTGCCGGTTGCGAGCGCGTCTTCGAAGATATGGTGAGCGGTGCCAGGGCGGACCGAACCGGACTGGCCACCCTCATGAGCATGCTGCGCGCCGGCGACACGGTGGTCATCTGGCGGCTGGATCGGCTGGGCCGGTCGCTCAAGAACCTGATCGAACTGGTCGAACGGCTTGAAGCCGCCAAGGTCGGGCTGCGCAGCCTGCAAGAGAACATCGACACCTCGTCGAGTGGGGGCAAGCTGGTCTTTCACCTGTTCGGCGCATTAGCCGAGTTCGAGCGCAACCTGATCCGTGAACGTACCCAGGCCGGGCTGGTCGCGGCGCGCGCGCGTGGCCGCATGGGCGGGCGGCCGAAGCGCCTCGATCCGGTCAAGCTCGCGCTTGCCGTGAAACTGCACCGAGAGCGCAACCACACCGTTGAGGAAATCTGCAAGATGATGGGGATTTCCAAATCCACGCTCTACAACTACATCGACAAGGCTGAAAGCGATGGCGGCCGGGTGGCGTAA
- a CDS encoding 2OG-Fe(II) oxygenase family protein: MTQPSIFPQWDLKRGAIYQDVYSKRVDERPVEVVASLVRARVEGDALTFASESQRHCALRDGIFLLYIPATIDLSAGDAFAGGFYQGSTSQPYGRFRSMTSEHFGDPLLGFHERSNQIEQFLLERRFWKRDYPIEIMDIGEQMVALAHTVLRSVLRLTDIPERDWPTATGGCSDAAGSYHLTFNHYRPALPGVGLASHKDDGFVTLLRTTAAGLEINRNENWESVVPDPAYFVVNFGLSMEVLTRESAQPVAAIMHRVRHQSSDRFSFGHFSSSFCEPDSDVGIYCFNTEAGLRRICSSRNLIDANDEEIYQGTQRRGESP, encoded by the coding sequence ATGACTCAGCCTTCCATTTTTCCACAGTGGGATTTAAAGCGGGGCGCCATTTACCAGGACGTCTACAGCAAGCGGGTCGATGAGCGGCCAGTGGAGGTGGTCGCCTCGCTCGTTCGAGCGCGTGTCGAGGGAGATGCCTTGACCTTTGCTTCCGAGTCGCAACGACACTGCGCATTACGTGATGGCATCTTTCTGTTGTACATTCCCGCCACCATCGACCTATCGGCCGGTGACGCCTTTGCCGGCGGATTCTATCAAGGATCGACATCTCAGCCTTACGGAAGATTTCGCTCGATGACGTCCGAGCATTTCGGCGATCCATTGCTCGGGTTCCACGAGCGTAGCAATCAGATCGAGCAATTTCTGCTGGAGCGCCGCTTCTGGAAGCGAGACTACCCGATTGAGATTATGGATATTGGCGAGCAGATGGTTGCCCTCGCCCATACGGTCCTTAGGTCGGTGCTGCGTCTCACCGACATACCTGAACGTGATTGGCCGACTGCGACAGGGGGCTGCTCCGACGCGGCAGGGTCCTACCATCTGACCTTCAACCATTACCGTCCCGCCTTGCCGGGTGTTGGTTTGGCGTCGCATAAAGACGATGGCTTTGTGACCCTGCTTCGTACCACCGCTGCTGGCCTGGAGATCAATCGCAACGAGAACTGGGAGTCAGTCGTACCTGATCCCGCGTATTTCGTGGTGAACTTCGGTTTATCGATGGAGGTGCTGACCCGTGAGTCGGCCCAACCGGTCGCCGCGATTATGCACCGTGTCCGCCACCAGTCCAGCGATAGGTTTAGCTTTGGGCATTTCAGCTCCAGTTTCTGCGAACCAGACAGCGATGTAGGGATCTACTGCTTCAATACGGAGGCTGGCCTGAGACGGATATGCAGCTCGCGGAACCTGATTGATGCTAACGACGAGGAAATTTACCAGGGAACACAGAGACGCGGGGAGAGCCCATGA
- a CDS encoding 2OG-Fe(II) oxygenase family protein — protein MLTKSEYPWASAKLENDALVFAAPGGLSQALQDGFFFIDIPAQLDLSAGDLFATNFYQSCSGGPFDSYQGFHAWSADRLAEHEGYFVRDTDQVEQFFLESRFWDRVFPPVLTLQAIAMRNLGLAILRAVLAQLDIPTQLWNPATGGCLSDKGSYHMTFNHFRPSVRARGLNTHKDSGWVTVLRSLEPGLEVRRGDSWLPITPRAGTFIVNFGCAMEMLTRHSHTPVAAVAHRVAEQRPDGRTCPDRFSYALFLDSGMGEDLYQYDAAHGLVSTMPFKEFLDNILRNTYQLGTEGLY, from the coding sequence ATGTTAACGAAGAGTGAATACCCATGGGCGAGTGCCAAACTCGAAAACGATGCGCTGGTGTTTGCCGCGCCAGGGGGCCTATCGCAGGCTTTGCAAGACGGTTTTTTTTTCATCGATATTCCCGCGCAACTCGATCTATCCGCCGGTGATCTGTTTGCGACGAACTTTTACCAATCGTGCAGCGGCGGCCCCTTTGATAGCTACCAGGGTTTTCACGCATGGAGTGCGGATCGGCTTGCCGAGCATGAAGGCTATTTCGTCCGCGATACCGACCAGGTTGAGCAGTTTTTCCTGGAGAGCCGTTTTTGGGATCGTGTCTTCCCGCCTGTGCTCACGCTCCAAGCGATAGCCATGCGCAATCTGGGCCTGGCCATCTTGCGGGCCGTGCTGGCGCAACTGGATATTCCTACGCAGTTGTGGAACCCGGCAACCGGAGGCTGCCTGTCCGATAAAGGTTCTTACCACATGACATTCAATCACTTCCGACCATCGGTCCGTGCGCGCGGACTCAATACCCACAAAGACTCTGGCTGGGTGACGGTGTTGCGATCTCTGGAACCTGGCTTGGAGGTGCGACGAGGCGATAGTTGGCTGCCGATCACGCCGCGTGCGGGCACATTCATTGTCAACTTTGGCTGTGCGATGGAGATGTTGACGCGCCACTCGCACACCCCCGTTGCTGCCGTGGCACATCGCGTGGCCGAGCAGCGGCCGGACGGCAGAACGTGTCCTGATCGCTTTTCCTACGCTCTATTTCTCGACAGCGGCATGGGTGAGGACTTGTATCAATACGATGCGGCGCACGGCCTAGTCTCCACGATGCCCTTTAAAGAGTTTCTCGACAATATACTTCGCAATACCTATCAATTGGGTACCGAAGGACTCTACTGA
- a CDS encoding 2OG-Fe(II) oxygenase family protein: MSTILPAATLAKGQLHFADQDGFDRMRQHGAFYLRYPEGMDFRAGIELAQKYYLDCLGQSDDAYRGFRSRDLVKSLLGYSQTGGDQDELLQIELPLWGEYLPGQVTTLLGSLNELSRTVLLDLFRRTGIDAAHIDTISSGLSNNQSLQYCIFNHYRSAVQHPIGLTAHKDSGFITTLYTTEPGLESLEEGEWVPFDPLAGHFTVVIGHAFEVLTEQLSKAMRASYHRVRGMAPRTAEQPERFTFGVYIGPAWTQDLYQCDVDGQPVAKMSFLDFQKRKAAEMNYEFHPKVHAAVT, from the coding sequence ATGAGCACGATTCTTCCGGCCGCAACCCTGGCCAAAGGACAACTTCACTTCGCGGACCAAGATGGATTCGACAGGATGCGCCAGCATGGAGCATTCTACCTTCGCTATCCTGAAGGAATGGACTTTCGGGCCGGCATCGAATTAGCACAGAAATACTATCTCGACTGTCTTGGCCAGTCCGATGACGCATATCGCGGTTTCCGCTCGCGGGATCTGGTGAAGTCCTTGCTAGGATATTCGCAAACAGGAGGAGATCAAGACGAATTGCTGCAGATTGAGCTGCCGCTATGGGGGGAGTATCTGCCGGGGCAGGTCACCACACTACTCGGTTCTCTGAATGAGCTCAGTCGCACTGTGCTATTAGATTTATTCCGACGTACTGGTATTGATGCCGCTCACATTGACACGATCTCATCGGGGTTGTCGAACAACCAGTCGCTTCAGTACTGCATCTTTAATCACTATCGCTCGGCGGTGCAGCACCCGATTGGTTTGACTGCGCACAAGGATAGCGGCTTTATCACGACCTTGTACACCACAGAGCCTGGTTTGGAGTCGCTAGAGGAGGGGGAATGGGTGCCGTTCGATCCGCTTGCCGGTCATTTCACGGTCGTCATTGGCCACGCATTCGAAGTGCTCACTGAACAGTTGTCGAAGGCGATGCGCGCGAGCTACCACCGTGTGCGTGGCATGGCACCCAGGACGGCGGAACAACCGGAGCGCTTCACATTCGGTGTCTACATTGGACCGGCCTGGACTCAGGATTTATATCAATGCGATGTCGACGGGCAGCCCGTCGCGAAGATGTCGTTTCTGGACTTCCAGAAGCGCAAGGCGGCCGAGATGAACTACGAATTTCATCCCAAAGTTCACGCAGCGGTGACTTGA
- a CDS encoding sensor histidine kinase KdpD, whose product MLHHFLLNNRDELTARCRIKVGHRPGRSATEVQLQNGIPLFLDQLIRTLVVEQTPERENSELISGPAGGGVALSEVGASASQHGKDLLELGLTVDQVVHDYGDLCQSITDLAVEQDAPFEVDEFRTLNRCLDNAISDAVSEFGYQRDGLHAARYTDELNQRIGFFAHELRNLLGTASLAFAAAKAGNLSFTGATGSILERSLNGLEKLITNSIQDVRSAGQTELTLNSFSLAGFIQEIYDAAMLSAQVYGCALRTLPVDADLAVRGTRDLLIAAVANLLQNAFKFTEPGTEVLLTAYAQGDRILIDVKDHCGGLSTGVADTMFLPFSQAGTNRTGIGLGLTIAKQTVAANDGTLTVHSLDGIGCVFTISLPRHSIPT is encoded by the coding sequence ATGTTGCATCATTTTTTGTTAAATAACCGGGACGAGTTGACTGCTCGCTGTCGGATTAAAGTGGGGCACCGTCCTGGTCGCTCAGCTACAGAAGTGCAGCTTCAGAACGGCATCCCCTTATTTCTTGACCAGTTAATCAGAACCCTCGTTGTTGAGCAAACACCCGAGCGGGAGAATAGCGAACTTATTTCAGGACCGGCCGGAGGAGGCGTAGCACTGTCAGAAGTGGGCGCGTCAGCCTCTCAACACGGCAAAGATCTGTTGGAGCTGGGTCTGACCGTTGACCAGGTAGTGCACGACTACGGAGATCTTTGCCAATCTATTACTGATCTGGCGGTGGAACAGGATGCACCTTTTGAGGTGGATGAATTCCGTACACTGAACCGATGCTTGGACAACGCCATTTCTGATGCAGTATCAGAGTTCGGCTATCAAAGGGATGGCCTTCATGCCGCACGATATACCGATGAGTTGAATCAGCGGATAGGCTTCTTCGCTCACGAACTTAGAAATTTGCTTGGAACGGCGTCGCTTGCCTTTGCAGCTGCCAAAGCTGGTAACCTCAGTTTTACCGGCGCTACGGGCTCGATTCTTGAACGAAGCCTGAATGGCCTCGAAAAATTGATCACGAATTCCATACAAGACGTTCGTTCCGCAGGGCAGACTGAACTCACCTTGAACTCTTTTTCTCTTGCTGGTTTTATCCAGGAGATTTACGACGCCGCCATGCTCTCAGCTCAGGTGTACGGTTGCGCGCTCCGCACCTTGCCGGTAGATGCCGACTTGGCGGTTAGAGGGACGCGGGATCTGCTTATTGCTGCAGTCGCCAACCTATTGCAGAATGCGTTCAAATTCACCGAGCCAGGTACAGAGGTCTTGCTGACAGCGTATGCGCAGGGGGACCGAATCCTGATTGATGTCAAGGATCATTGCGGCGGGTTGTCGACTGGGGTAGCGGACACCATGTTCCTACCTTTCTCGCAAGCCGGAACTAATCGAACCGGGATAGGCCTCGGGCTGACCATCGCAAAACAAACAGTAGCTGCGAACGACGGCACGTTGACAGTGCATAGTCTTGATGGGATCGGCTGTGTTTTCACCATCAGCCTGCCTCGCCACAGTATACCCACCTGA
- a CDS encoding 2OG-Fe(II) oxygenase family protein, whose translation MISGDRYLPHRARMKEGYLCFDNPDAIFEVLRAGCFALRIPDDFNPAPGIKLAREFYLDADTTTSHAHMKYRGYRHKAGIYFDRDRFQTEHILIDTPRREVEFPLAVNVACEQMYGYARMILGEILRIAGIDPTLWRDVTDGCIDGCGVQWFGVSHYRPERTQPGAPAHKDTGFITVLYFDQAGLEARIDGRWQDIAPVDGYFLVHFGGALEALTQQLPVQVHAPLHRVRQCVPHSGREDRFSFAAFLNPSADSNLYQVSADGRSASTLGSVAEFLLEFNNVTWQDEHTDFGIKNSVLELPYDKEAQE comes from the coding sequence ATGATAAGCGGTGACCGCTACCTTCCCCACCGCGCCAGGATGAAGGAGGGGTATTTGTGCTTCGACAACCCTGACGCCATCTTTGAGGTGTTGCGCGCCGGTTGCTTTGCGCTGCGCATTCCGGACGATTTCAATCCGGCGCCGGGTATCAAGCTGGCGCGTGAATTTTATCTTGACGCCGATACCACTACATCGCATGCGCACATGAAGTACCGCGGGTATCGACACAAGGCTGGTATTTACTTCGACCGCGATCGTTTTCAGACAGAGCATATCCTGATCGATACGCCGCGGCGCGAAGTCGAGTTTCCGCTTGCCGTTAATGTTGCTTGTGAGCAGATGTACGGATATGCCAGGATGATTCTGGGCGAGATTCTGCGCATCGCGGGGATCGATCCAACTTTGTGGCGCGACGTGACCGACGGTTGCATCGACGGGTGCGGCGTGCAGTGGTTCGGGGTCAGCCATTACCGTCCCGAACGCACGCAACCGGGCGCACCCGCCCACAAGGATACGGGCTTTATTACGGTGCTGTACTTTGATCAGGCAGGCTTAGAGGCGCGCATCGATGGCCGGTGGCAGGATATCGCACCGGTTGACGGATATTTCCTGGTGCATTTTGGCGGGGCTCTTGAGGCGCTCACCCAGCAGCTTCCCGTGCAAGTGCATGCGCCCTTACATCGTGTCAGACAATGCGTCCCCCATTCGGGTCGGGAGGATCGTTTTTCCTTTGCCGCGTTCCTGAATCCTTCCGCTGACAGCAATCTTTATCAAGTGAGCGCCGATGGTCGAAGCGCCAGCACGCTCGGCTCTGTCGCGGAATTTCTACTCGAGTTCAACAACGTGACATGGCAGGACGAGCATACCGACTTTGGTATAAAAAATAGCGTGCTTGAATTGCCGTATGATAAGGAGGCGCAAGAATGA